AACACCCGCCAAGGTAGGGACACCCTCTCTTAAATACTCCCCAACAACTCTGATGCTATCCTATTGTCGATGGAAAAACTCGCCAGTTGTCAACCACATTTCAATTTAAGGTTGAGCAACTGCTTTCAATAACGTGTTTGCACAGTGTAACGTTCCCTAAACTAATCTAATCCTCCTGTCATGGAGCAGCAATTCAGAATCATTTTCATGCGTCTGCCTCAGTatatttgttctgtttgtgaatcctttcagggacagcggttactacagtggacagctgatcatgttatcaggttacagggtgcacaaaAGGGTTAAAGGTACAGTGGAAACTCCAACGTCGAACACATCAGAAGTCTTCCAGTTTGGAATCAAAAGGTTTCATTTATTATTGAACTCTTACGTTTGGCTCTGCGTTTTATAATGCCACCCCAGAAAGGGGGTACAGTAATGTGATACTGTATTAACGAggcatccagccattttctgttGCACTCGGGTGAGCTTGAGTCAAACTCAGCTGACTTCGGATGAGAAGCCAGACGATCGCGGTTCATCTGTcgaccattcacattcacacttatagACAACTTAAGTCTTCCGTTAACCTAAAGCGTgggtctcaaactcatttttgtcgtgggccacattataattaccatttcccttggagggccgtgatgactgaaactatataaagaagtcaaaaataacattttattcaactgttgtttaagttactgtcgtgaagggtttggttacaagaaaatgcttacaatatcctTATTTATTGCAGATGagattttaaaattttgttaCAGATTTTAgcgagcatcatggaagttgacatgtttgatatgcttttgcgggccacataaaatgaggtggcgggccacattgggccttgagtttgacactctgACCTAAAGTGTGCTATTGGAGAAAACcaacacaagcacggggagaacatggaaacgcCAGATGTGCTAAACACAAGCAGGTACCGAccatcacggctcacctgttttctgaggtTGGTCATGTGAACCctgaggcactgtgatgtcattttcagtcaacagcaagtggcaaaatgggcaACCCCTGAGATGTAGTTTATGTTCTTGCttgattcatattccacaaccGCATatgtaatactgtatgtatcaGAATACCAGGTTTAGATGAGTGGAGATGCACAGAacatattgtcaagaaaatctTTGATTCGACTTACTCTTTAAATTACTGCACATCATTTCCTGTTGGAATACTTGTTTTAAAATGGATTGTGTTCAACTTTGGAGATTCCACTATTCACGTACTTCACTTTTGGGAGCAGCATGTTGCCAAAAAAATTCTATTCTCGGAAGCACGGCATTGAAGCTCTGGTTGCTTTGGGTTGAGTTGTCCTTTCCAGtggctatttttaaaattgcagtGGTATAATAAGACAAGTTGGACAGAGTCCAACTGTTATGTTATATttgatgtcctttttttaatgttacatGATCACGATTTGTTGGAGTAAAAGACTCAGATCCTTTTTCAAGGTACGCATATAGTGATTGGAGTGCATTTCTGTTTTACCAGGACATGAGCACTGCTCTAGAGGAAAGCCTTCCACCCCTGGAAATCCAGAAAGAAGAAAGTTTTAAGTCGGAACACAGGAAGAATTAGTCGCAATACATTCTGTTTTGAAAGCTTTGGTGAAGATCGGTTGCTGTCCCAATCAAAAATACTGTGCGACTTTGTCCCGGTAGGACATCACTCACATGCGGATCCCAAAACAAGCACAAGAAGTCAGTCATGCACAACGTAAATTAAGTTAGAATCGCATATGTTTTTACTGTTCATTGTTTGGAGCTTAAATGTCAAGTGGAGTGTGACCTTTTCATGTTCTCTTTCCTCAAAGCTTTCAAACTAGTGTTCTCCTACTATGACTACTACGACAGTACTTCTGTCAATCACCAACATAGGAACTGTTTTCAAGCTTTGCTTTGCCAAAGCTTTTCATTTAAGGACTGTGTTTAGAACATTAACGGGACTGTAATGTTTTCATGTCACGGCAGCTGGAAGATTTTACGCGTCATTCCAGATCATGCGGCAGTATTACCTCTGAATTCGACTGACTACAATAGCAGTCGATGCTGTGCTTCTAATGTATACTTTGGAAAGACAGTTTTGTCCTCCCCCAGAGCTGGCAGGCATAAACTAAGGACTGACATCTGTGTCAATATGGAAAAAGAGGCGAATCGAATCGTTTATTTTGCACAAGAGAAACagcaaatattttattcattaaaaacgTGCTTTGCTTGTAGACTCATTACTGAGAAATGCTAAGTGTCCATAGTTTATGATCAACTTGTTTCACTTAATATGTGGCTTTTTGTGTTGTGGTTTCTCTTTGTTTCAGAATGTTTTTGCTCTGAGGTgctaaattaatattttatggAATTTTAGGACATTATACAAAGATGTGAAGATTTCACACTCCTTGATATTCAAAACACATGAAATAAATTCTTCTTCTTGAGGATCTCATCTAACTTGACTGGAGTCTTGTGTTTTGTATGACACTAAAAGCGAACATGAATGAGGGAGCTCAGTGGAGTTTCTATTCCGctgtaaaatgaataaatattattttttccaatcttagGACATGTTGAGAGCATGAGAATTGATGTGTAGAGTTCTGGGGAAGGTTGGTTCTCTGTAGGAAATACTGTAAAATAACATCTGGGAAGCAGCGCATCACAATCAATCCAAACACGTCTGGTGGACTCTTGGACATGAGGACATTCAGTTCCGTTTCTTCTGCTGTGCTCCCACTTCCTCTGGGGTCTCTGCAAAGCACTGGAATCCAATCAGCATCGCTATGATTGAgaaacctgaaaaaacaaatgtcgCAATTACTTCATGCTACAGGCTCGGTTCAACATTTGCAAACTGTAACGAGCAACAGAAGATATTCCCAGCGGACAATACTCACTGGCCACAATAAGAGGTGCCATGACTCCGATGGTTAGAGGTGCAGTTTTGTAGACGAAGGCCTCAGACAGAAAATGACCCAGTGCCAGGACAAACGTCCACAAAGTGATATGATATAACCTGCCAGTGACACAATGTGGGAATGTAAAGTTGACCACTCAAACAAGGCATTGAAATGCAAGACTTAAAAAACAAGACATCTTACGTTCTGTTCTGTATATCAATGGCACAGGCACAGCGAATGATGGATGACAGTAAGGTCCAAATACCAAATGTCCGAGCTTGAAGACCATTGACTGAACAAAAGAATAGACAAATATACTGAGAGAGGGAAATCCCGGTTTAATGTGTTCATGTGTTCAACTGCAAAGAAATTAACACTCTACAACAGTTTATTTATTAAGATAAACAGTGACACGCTGAGTTCACATGTAAATGACTCAAAGGGAAAATCAAAGCAATGTTGACGTAATTATCACCACCTTGAACTGCTGTGGTTGAGGTATGAAAAAAGATGGGGTGTGTGAAACTGAAGAAATCAGTATTTGGTTTACGGAATTTGGTTTTTCTGACGCACCATAGTGCGCGTGCTTCAAAAATACATACGCTTCAACCATAGGTCGTTGCATTATACtagttcaccactagatggcactaaaCTCTGCACACTGTACCTTTAAgcgttttttaaatatactttgTATTTTAGACCGTCACTCCGAGCGAAACCCCAAAACATTGAAGGGGTTAGAGCGTTCTGTCAAGAAGAGTGCCCCCAAAAAGTGTTGATCAGCTACTAAAACCCATCGCTGCTCTTGGCAACAATGTTTCACCACCAACTACTAACTTACattacgtccatccatccatccatccatccatcatctaccgcttatccggggccgggtcgcgggggcaacagctttagcagggaagcccagacttccctctccctagctacttcttccagctctccccgggggatcccgagtcgttcccaggccagctgggtgacatagtctctccagcgtgaaCTTACATTACGTGAACGAGGATATTAAATACTTATTTCAATGAATAAAGGGCGATTGTATAACGTATACGTGGCGTCTTTTTACACGCTACTTGTTTAGGTTagtgaataacataaacaacaGAAACCCAATTTGCTCACCAAACTCAGGCGCGCCGGTGTAAAGCTTCTCCGACAGGAAGCTATGTTCTCTGAAGCTTTGCACGGTATTTCCAATCGCAATGACGGACACCATCACGAGCCAGCTCCGCAGAACGTTTAGAAAGCGACTCATCTCCTCTGCAGCTCCTTTATTAGAGTAGAGTAATTAGAATCCATACAagggtttgttttgttgcaaaGAGGCTGCTAGATGTGTTACCTGTCAAGTGTTGTAACTGAAGGGGTATCTGACAAATACTAATGTTGGTGTGCAGCTTAAACAAACAGGGTTAAATGGCATTAATATTGACATTTCCAAGCGGCGCCCATCAGACATCAACGTAACATGCTCTAcgggggaaaacaaacaaaaaaatccaaatgtgatttttcacGCGACGACCAGGTAGTAGCCAATGAAAAGGCTGACAAGAATGGCTCCATCCAGTCGTACCATCTATATGATTTGTCAGATTCAGCCTTTTGGTCCCGCCCATTTTAATTTTTACCCAATCGTATTTAAGAATTTAATGGACACACGTGAGTGGGGTTGGTCGTGTTAAACAAAGAGTTTCTATTAAGAACAAGATAGTGCTTCGATGATACATTTATTATAGTGAAGTGGACTACAGTACTTTTATCGAAACGTAACGTTATATGCGTAAGGTGTATCATCCTGTAAAGAATAAACAGAATGTGGTTTCTTActagttttattatttttcaacattATGTTACATGCGTTTTATCACACCCACATTAGTGGAAGTAAAATAAATCCCACAGGAAATCTGATATGCGCATGCGTTGTCCAGTGTCACAACGTAGTTGTTGTAGTAACAAGGAAGATTAGCGGCGATGCTCAATTCTCTCTGCGCTCTCTCTGCGCAACTAAGCTTGTTAGCTTTTTCAGCCGCCCTGAAATAAAGGCAAgtcaatttattttgtgttccCCTCTACTACAAGACGTTGCATGTATTATCAGGATTTTTCCCTTTAACTCACAACGCATACAACTATCGattgttttgtgttctttatttagTTGCTTGTCAATTACAAGGAGCTAACATTTGTTCGGCTGTCTTGGTTTACTATTTGTAAAGACACGTACCGAAATGGCAAACTATTTTACATGTAGAGCTACAAAGCATCTCTTATGGTATGTTCGTTCTTATTAGAGTGGCATCCTTATTGGACTCAAAGatgatacaaataaataaatacgtaaATCAAGAATATTGTACTTATCTTGGTTTGCCTCAGGAGGGAGCTACAATGGCACTAACCTGATTGCAGGAGGATATCagctgtctctccctctctggaAATGCCCGCCGTTGTCCCGGATAAAGAGGAGTCCGATTCCTCCTCTGAGGACGAACATGAGTGAGTTCTTAGTCGTTTGCACCTCCTGTCTTGTCCAAATGTATGCCACCCATCCATTCACAACAAACAAGCTTGGTCCTCTTGACACAGACACAGTCACACGTTTAATCCCCGAAGCACAATTATCGGTTCCCTGACTGCGAGTTTAATTTGTTTGGCGACCAGGCTCGTGTCTGCAAGGATTTTCTTCGTTGAAATACATGTAAATGGAGTCCCACATTGTGCCCCATCCTTTGTGCGTCTCTCCACCGGGGGCATGCAGACATACAGATAGACAAGAAGATGAGTTACACCAGTGTCTTGATAACGGGCTTTATTGCTGTTTTCATAGGTGAACAATTATGGAGGTTCGCGATCCGAATCTTGGGtctctgtgtggaatttgcatgttgtgCTTCGTCTGAAAACATGCGTGCATACTTAATAGTTGGGTTTGtcggtgaatggttgtttgtctacatgtgccctgtgattagctattaccagtccagtgtgtaccccacctcttgctcaaaagtcagctgggtaAGGCTCCAGTTCACCCGTGATCCTAATGAggatttgtgtgttttaaataaTAGACAGATGGATGTTGCTGGGAAACTACACTCGTAACGGTTGGTACTGTCCGCTGAAAAGGATGACAAAAGGTGTACAGTATAGTGTAAAAAGGTGCCTGGTAGACACActtataactcctactttggcatcccttcactggctccccattcattttagaattatttttaagatcctcctctttgttttcaaatctctgaataatctcgtgccaccttacctctctgagctcatacgcccctacacccctgcccggcgcctcaggtctgtggaccagtctttgctagacgtaccaagaactaaactgaggctcagaggggatcgagccttttctgttgctggtccatctctctggaatgacctcccactgaacattcggcaagcctcctcgctgcccatctttaaagccctcctcaaaactcacttgtattctttggcgtttgactcagcatgacttagatttgctattggttttactgcttggtgctttctaccgccttattacttattacttattactgattcgtcttactgtttattgtatatgttaaatcgctccatgtacagcactttgtatgcagcgatggctgtttgaaagtgctctataaatactgttgacttgacttgacttgacttgacactttGAGTACGTACACACTTGTACCGAATTAAAAGTGTGTAGCAACCGAAGAACATACACAACTTCTGCAGCatgaacacaacaacaaaatgaggtaGTGTTTAACTTAGCAATTGGTTTCTTCGCTTTCTGTCTCTTACGCTTCACTCACATTGCGAGCACATAACATTTCACTCGTCTTAATCATGGTTTTCTCCAAAGTAAACAACAGTGAAGATGATATCTGATCAATTGTGTCTCAAACCTGGATACCTAAGATGGGGGCAGCATTTATTTACATGCCTCCCAGCCTTCTCAGGAGCAGCCATGGCTGGTTGAGTTCTTCCACATCAACATGCTCTCTTATCATATTTTCAGCGTGATAAGCAAGCTGTGTCTGGTACACTCAAATAGCATAAGATCACTTGTTAGTGCAGTATGCGGGTTTTGCTCTGGTCCAGCTCCCGCTCATGATAAAATTACGGAAATCTGACTTCCATGGtgactcaaaatgttttttcttttgttttcttttgaatgatTAGAGACCAACCCTGCATTGCCTGGAGTGGCCTCAGCAGGACAATCCCAATCTTCAtctttttccctgaagccattgTTTCAAAGGGTGGATCTATCTTTGCTCGTGGAGGTACTTGGAAAAAATTATATTGACTCTAAATTCAGAATTGATTGTTATAAAGACATAATACGGATCCTCTAAAGTCAAATAATCGGTTCTGTGACACTGGTTGATTTCCCAATTTTTCTATAACACTTTTCTACTATCAAATCTTTACCAAGTCTTTATTTACAGTTCATATGCTTTTTATGTGAagtaacatttgaacattttgaccGTCATACAAGTATGCTGTAtcataaaactaaaattaagtaCAACTACTCACAAAAGATTTCGGATTTCAATAGAGAGAGAGTTGGATGTTTACATGGTATACCGGTAATTTCAccaagaagcattttaaaaggtCCTGCTGGAATGAATGATAAAAACAGAAGTCAATTTATCTTTGATTTCTCGGTGCCACTGTCAGTGAACGGAGGTCTTCTGAAATGTACATGTTTCATGTGACGTCATCCATGATGGCGTTATCACCTCCTCGCTTTGTTGATCTCGGCcttctttttgttgaataaCAAATTGCACAATATTGGCGGTGTGTTGGATGTTTCCGCGTGCATTAAATAACGATCTGTTTCATTTTTCTAGAGCGATACAACATGGCCTTCAAGATCGTGCGAACAGAGAGTCGCCTGGTGCGGGGGATCCTGACCAATCATGGTTTCCATGAGGTAATGTTCTCCACAAAATGAGGCGAATGTAAAAGGCTAGCTTCAAAATGACCATTTACGCTATTTATGTGAACCGTCTTTGTGTAGGATAGAAC
This sequence is a window from Hippocampus zosterae strain Florida chromosome 14, ASM2543408v3, whole genome shotgun sequence. Protein-coding genes within it:
- the erg28 gene encoding ergosterol biosynthetic protein 28 homolog, translated to MSRFLNVLRSWLVMVSVIAIGNTVQSFREHSFLSEKLYTGAPEFVNGLQARTFGIWTLLSSIIRCACAIDIQNRTLYHITLWTFVLALGHFLSEAFVYKTAPLTIGVMAPLIVASFSIIAMLIGFQCFAETPEEVGAQQKKRN